Proteins from one Pseudarthrobacter sp. BIM B-2242 genomic window:
- a CDS encoding Dabb family protein, with the protein MIRHTVLFKFKPDFPPADKQTWIAGLNRMRGNIPGMLNLTHGPDVLSAERSFDYAIVADFETVEDIAVYNTHPLHEPLKAYSFPNSQHILSVDFHLEDPRPASAKTPPS; encoded by the coding sequence ATGATCCGCCACACCGTCCTTTTCAAATTCAAGCCGGACTTTCCCCCAGCCGACAAGCAGACCTGGATCGCCGGGCTCAACAGGATGCGAGGCAATATTCCGGGCATGCTAAATCTGACGCACGGACCGGATGTGCTCAGCGCCGAGCGTTCCTTCGATTACGCCATCGTGGCGGACTTCGAAACGGTCGAGGACATCGCCGTGTACAACACGCATCCTCTCCACGAGCCGCTGAAGGCGTACTCGTTCCCCAACAGCCAGCACATCCTCTCGGTGGACTTCCACCTTGAGGATCCCCGGCCGGCTTCCGCCAAGACACCGCCGTCTTAA
- a CDS encoding FAD-dependent oxidoreductase, with protein sequence MKFVSGTAAETYDVVVVGSGAGALTAGATAARAGKSVIILEKSDLLGGTSAVSGGMLWVADNHHAREAGITDSKAAAGEYVRAVARGRGREDLLDAALNHGDQMLQFVEDECGVRFIFLDNFPDYRQDLPGALDGGRTVEPELFNSKEALGSLTAHVRTDGRAPFTMQEYETWGAFTKFPWAELDQRQKDGFVAKGQALVSMLLASLVRSGAALATGARGHRLVTDGGRVTGVELETGEIIRANDGVVLATGGFEWDKALADSMLASRLYTMCSPPSNTGDGLRMSQRIGGQTRGTREAWWAPMSITGDTRDGQPIGTLLRFERQGPGSIMVNRHGRRFANESQNYNDLARCLQSWDSAANQTLNTPAHVIVDHAYMERYGILAHRAGEPTPAYLAEAATLEELAEKINVPARNLVETVARFNGFAAKGEDPDFGRGESAYDKYWGDAENAYPNPSLGPMQTGPFYAMEVVNGAFGTNGGVATDGLARVLDVDNRPIEGLYAAGNTTENAYAAGYPGAGATLGPIMTMGYLAGRTIAGQDPAYVPSSLEHAAPSPVAELVEAGA encoded by the coding sequence ATGAAATTCGTCAGTGGAACCGCAGCGGAAACGTACGACGTCGTCGTCGTGGGTTCCGGCGCCGGCGCCCTCACCGCAGGGGCTACTGCAGCCCGTGCGGGCAAATCTGTCATTATCCTGGAAAAGAGCGACCTGCTGGGCGGCACCTCGGCTGTTTCCGGTGGCATGCTCTGGGTGGCTGACAACCACCACGCCCGAGAGGCAGGCATCACCGACTCCAAGGCAGCGGCCGGTGAATATGTACGCGCGGTGGCCCGGGGCCGCGGCCGCGAGGACCTGCTGGACGCCGCGTTGAACCACGGGGACCAGATGCTGCAGTTCGTGGAAGACGAGTGCGGCGTGCGGTTCATTTTCCTGGACAACTTCCCGGATTACCGCCAGGACCTGCCCGGCGCACTGGACGGCGGCCGCACCGTGGAACCTGAGCTCTTCAACAGCAAGGAAGCCCTCGGCTCCCTCACCGCCCATGTCCGCACCGACGGCCGCGCGCCGTTCACCATGCAGGAGTACGAGACCTGGGGCGCCTTCACCAAGTTCCCCTGGGCGGAGCTGGATCAGCGCCAGAAGGACGGTTTTGTGGCGAAGGGCCAGGCCCTGGTGTCCATGCTGCTGGCCAGCCTGGTCCGGAGCGGTGCGGCGCTGGCCACCGGTGCCCGCGGGCACCGGCTGGTGACCGACGGCGGCCGGGTGACCGGCGTCGAGCTCGAAACCGGCGAGATCATCCGCGCGAACGACGGCGTGGTGCTGGCCACCGGGGGTTTCGAATGGGACAAGGCACTGGCCGATTCGATGCTGGCCTCACGGCTTTACACCATGTGCTCGCCGCCCTCCAACACCGGCGACGGGCTGCGGATGTCCCAGCGCATCGGCGGGCAGACCCGCGGCACGCGCGAGGCTTGGTGGGCCCCGATGTCCATCACCGGCGATACGCGCGACGGGCAGCCGATCGGCACCCTGCTGCGCTTCGAACGCCAGGGCCCGGGGTCCATCATGGTGAACCGCCACGGCCGTCGCTTCGCCAACGAGTCGCAGAACTACAACGACCTCGCCCGTTGCCTGCAGTCCTGGGACTCCGCCGCGAACCAGACCCTCAACACCCCTGCCCACGTGATCGTGGACCACGCCTACATGGAGCGTTACGGCATCCTGGCCCACCGCGCCGGCGAGCCCACGCCGGCCTACCTGGCCGAGGCCGCAACACTGGAGGAGCTGGCGGAAAAGATCAACGTTCCTGCCCGGAATCTTGTGGAGACCGTGGCCCGGTTCAACGGCTTCGCCGCCAAGGGCGAGGATCCGGACTTCGGCCGCGGTGAGAGCGCCTACGACAAATACTGGGGTGACGCGGAGAACGCCTACCCGAACCCGTCCCTGGGTCCAATGCAGACCGGGCCCTTCTACGCCATGGAAGTGGTCAACGGCGCCTTCGGCACCAACGGCGGCGTGGCAACCGACGGGCTGGCCCGCGTGCTCGACGTCGACAACCGCCCCATCGAAGGACTCTACGCAGCCGGCAACACCACCGAAAACGCCTACGCCGCGGGCTACCCCGGCGCCGGCGCCACGCTGGGCCCCATCATGACCATGGGCTACCTCGCCGGACGGACCATCGCTGGCCAGGATCCCGCTTATGTCCCGAGCTCGTTGGAGCACGCCGCACCGTCACCGGTGGCCGAGCTTGTGGAGGCCGGTGCCTGA
- a CDS encoding SDR family NAD(P)-dependent oxidoreductase — protein MNITHGRVAGKTAVITGGRGDLGSATAALLAEHGAQVASLDMAGAPAAVDHHNVREYDVDVTSEDSVAEAIRRVTADIGAPDILVNAAGIIGPAGPSHTASGTDFDTIFNVNVKGVWLMTKHVVPGMIAKGAGSIINFSSIHGLTGGSSVPLYHATKGAVRLLSKSDAAAYGAHGIRVNSIHPGSMNTRMSRRSAEQSTVGPEAYYKQLLGSNPLPRQGEPEEIAYGVLYLASDESRFTTGSELVIDGGYTAV, from the coding sequence ATGAACATCACGCACGGCCGGGTCGCCGGCAAGACGGCGGTCATCACCGGCGGCCGGGGGGATCTCGGCAGCGCCACGGCGGCGCTGCTCGCCGAACACGGCGCCCAGGTTGCCAGCCTGGACATGGCAGGGGCGCCGGCCGCCGTCGACCATCACAACGTCCGCGAGTACGACGTTGACGTCACCAGCGAGGACAGCGTTGCCGAGGCAATCCGGCGCGTCACCGCGGACATCGGCGCGCCGGACATCCTGGTCAACGCCGCCGGCATCATCGGACCGGCCGGGCCGTCCCACACCGCCTCCGGCACGGACTTCGACACCATCTTCAACGTCAACGTCAAGGGCGTCTGGCTGATGACCAAGCACGTGGTCCCGGGCATGATTGCCAAGGGCGCCGGGAGCATCATCAACTTCTCCTCGATCCATGGCCTCACCGGTGGCAGCTCTGTCCCGCTCTACCACGCCACCAAGGGCGCCGTCCGGCTGCTGAGCAAGTCCGATGCCGCCGCCTACGGAGCCCACGGCATCCGGGTCAACTCCATCCACCCCGGCTCCATGAACACCCGGATGAGCCGCCGCTCCGCGGAACAGTCCACGGTTGGCCCGGAGGCGTACTACAAGCAGCTGCTCGGCTCCAACCCGCTTCCCCGGCAGGGTGAACCCGAGGAAATCGCCTACGGCGTCCTATACCTGGCCTCGGACGAATCCCGCTTCACCACGGGTTCGGAGCTCGTGATCGACGGCGGTTACACCGCGGTCTGA
- a CDS encoding IclR family transcriptional regulator, which yields MANSASGESMIARFVRVVSAFDDRHQTMTVAELSRRTGLPVTTTYRLVNELLHERLLEREQGGAVHIGTKMWELASRGSKMVGLREAALPFMEDVQSVVQYATTLGILDSDEVLYIERIGTHSTVVDISKIAGRLPLHATSSGLILLAHSPAAYQDKILARPLTKYTDTTLTEPALLRRHLADIRQRGFAAMPGVIVPETTGIAVPVFGPDNTAVAALSVIVPRTEENTSARVPVLMAGARGVSRALGWRGELKGTVRQSQ from the coding sequence ATGGCAAATTCCGCATCCGGCGAGTCGATGATCGCCCGATTCGTCAGGGTGGTGAGCGCCTTCGATGACCGCCACCAGACCATGACCGTGGCCGAGCTGAGCCGCCGGACTGGACTCCCGGTCACCACCACCTACAGGCTGGTCAACGAACTGCTGCACGAGCGCCTCCTGGAGCGCGAACAGGGCGGCGCCGTGCACATCGGAACCAAAATGTGGGAACTGGCGTCCCGCGGCTCCAAGATGGTGGGCCTGAGGGAGGCCGCGCTGCCGTTTATGGAGGACGTCCAGTCCGTGGTGCAGTACGCCACCACCCTGGGCATCCTGGATTCGGATGAGGTCCTCTACATCGAACGCATCGGCACCCACTCCACGGTGGTGGACATTTCCAAAATCGCCGGCCGGCTCCCCCTGCACGCCACGTCGTCGGGGCTGATCCTGCTGGCCCACTCCCCGGCCGCCTACCAGGACAAGATCCTCGCCAGGCCCCTGACCAAGTACACCGACACCACGCTCACGGAGCCCGCGTTGCTGCGGCGCCACCTGGCCGATATCCGTCAGCGGGGCTTCGCCGCCATGCCCGGCGTCATTGTTCCCGAGACCACCGGCATTGCCGTGCCGGTCTTCGGGCCTGACAACACGGCGGTGGCAGCCCTGAGCGTGATTGTGCCGCGGACCGAGGAGAACACTTCCGCCCGGGTGCCCGTGCTGATGGCCGGAGCCCGCGGGGTGTCGCGCGCCCTGGGCTGGCGCGGAGAACTCAAGGGGACCGTCCGGCAAAGCCAATAA
- a CDS encoding FAD-dependent oxidoreductase, translating to MSKIVVCDVLVIGSGVAGMAAALKAASQGLSVIVAEKEQYFGGTTAISAGWAWVPGNKQGVAQGDTREEAETYLKNLAPDTFNEAGVRSFLDTVPEALAFFEDETDVKFTYPEKSPDYKMDLPGAKLSGRAILPQDVDARVLGDKRMLMQPYMSSYTVFGYMPQVGPDINEFFHVNQSVKSFVYVAKKLLRTWADAARYKRPVLRSNGNALMTRMVKSADDLGIRLWNSSPALSLTRDDAGTVTGAVIGGQHAATVTAKLGVILAAGGFSGNKELRRQYFPHDAEGDDHFTPTVGHGGDAATLALSAGGHIDNSVFSVGSWAPVTVFKYLNGKQRLFPHLRAIGLPGLIAVDRHGKRFGNEALSYHDFGGAMIGHNQDEDKTFGYVIGDAKTMHKYGIGYAKPWPMPRGYFYKTGYLVKGATLEELAGKLGIDAEGLKATVAEFNPAAERGEDPAFGRGSTLYNNFRGDMDHKPNPNLAIVGKGPYYAAKIQMGDLGTFAGIGVNGSSEVETAEGTAIPGLIAVGSAAVSVFGGGYPGYGSHIGPALVFGYRAGRDVAKLAAGRGRRSELADRA from the coding sequence ATGAGTAAGATTGTTGTGTGTGATGTCCTGGTGATCGGGTCCGGTGTGGCCGGCATGGCTGCAGCGTTGAAGGCGGCATCGCAGGGGCTGAGCGTGATTGTTGCCGAGAAGGAGCAGTACTTCGGCGGCACCACCGCGATTTCGGCCGGCTGGGCCTGGGTCCCGGGCAACAAGCAGGGCGTGGCCCAGGGCGACACCCGCGAGGAAGCGGAAACCTACCTGAAGAACCTCGCGCCGGACACGTTCAATGAGGCCGGTGTCCGCAGCTTCCTGGACACCGTGCCCGAAGCCCTCGCATTCTTCGAGGACGAGACGGACGTGAAGTTCACGTACCCGGAAAAGTCCCCGGACTACAAGATGGACCTGCCCGGGGCCAAGCTCTCGGGCCGGGCCATCCTGCCCCAGGACGTTGATGCACGCGTCCTCGGTGACAAACGCATGCTGATGCAGCCCTACATGAGCTCCTACACGGTTTTCGGGTATATGCCGCAGGTGGGCCCGGACATCAACGAGTTCTTCCACGTCAACCAGTCGGTCAAGTCCTTCGTTTATGTGGCGAAGAAGCTGCTCCGGACCTGGGCGGACGCCGCCCGGTACAAGCGCCCCGTGCTCCGGTCCAACGGCAACGCGCTGATGACCCGCATGGTCAAGAGCGCCGATGATCTGGGAATCCGGCTCTGGAACTCCTCACCCGCGCTTTCGCTGACACGGGACGACGCCGGCACCGTCACGGGGGCAGTCATCGGGGGCCAGCATGCTGCCACCGTGACCGCAAAGCTGGGGGTCATCCTGGCCGCCGGCGGATTCTCCGGCAACAAGGAACTGCGCCGGCAGTACTTCCCGCACGATGCCGAGGGCGACGACCACTTCACGCCCACCGTGGGCCACGGCGGCGACGCCGCCACCCTGGCGCTCAGCGCCGGCGGACACATCGACAACTCGGTGTTCAGCGTGGGCTCCTGGGCTCCGGTAACGGTCTTCAAGTACCTCAACGGCAAGCAGCGCCTCTTCCCGCACCTCCGGGCCATCGGGCTGCCGGGGCTGATCGCCGTGGACCGCCACGGCAAACGCTTCGGCAACGAGGCCCTCAGCTACCACGACTTCGGCGGCGCCATGATCGGGCACAACCAGGACGAAGACAAGACGTTTGGCTATGTGATCGGTGACGCCAAGACCATGCACAAGTACGGCATCGGCTACGCCAAGCCCTGGCCCATGCCGCGCGGCTACTTCTACAAGACCGGCTACCTGGTCAAGGGGGCAACGCTGGAGGAACTGGCCGGCAAACTCGGCATTGACGCCGAAGGTTTGAAAGCCACCGTGGCTGAGTTCAATCCGGCCGCCGAACGCGGCGAGGACCCTGCATTCGGCCGGGGCTCCACCCTGTACAACAACTTCCGCGGCGACATGGACCACAAGCCCAACCCCAACCTGGCCATCGTGGGCAAGGGGCCGTACTACGCGGCAAAGATCCAGATGGGTGATCTTGGCACCTTCGCCGGCATTGGCGTCAACGGGTCCTCCGAGGTTGAAACCGCGGAGGGGACCGCCATTCCGGGGCTGATCGCCGTGGGTTCAGCAGCCGTCAGCGTGTTCGGCGGCGGCTACCCGGGCTACGGCTCCCACATCGGTCCCGCCCTTGTTTTCGGGTACCGGGCCGGCCGGGACGTTGCCAAACTTGCCGCCGGGCGCGGCCGGCGTTCCGAGCTGGCGGACCGTGCATAA
- a CDS encoding SDR family NAD(P)-dependent oxidoreductase → MHNAGSAVVTGGGSGIGEAIALKLGEAGYAVTIGDIGDAAAEVAAKIIAGGGEAQFVHTDVTDEDSVRGLMEAAATAYGGLDVLVANAGIPEVKAAVHELDLSKWQRVIDVNLTGVALCNKWAVATILENRRQGAEPRSASVINMASILAHVGQSHSNAYSAAKAAVANFTRSAALTYATDGIRFNAVSPGYVDTPLLGRLPEETRSQMVSRQPIGRLLRPEEIANVVLFLAGDGSSAMTGSIVTVDGGYTAA, encoded by the coding sequence GTGCATAACGCAGGATCCGCGGTGGTCACGGGCGGTGGCTCCGGGATCGGGGAAGCCATCGCCCTCAAGCTGGGGGAAGCAGGATACGCGGTGACCATCGGTGACATCGGCGATGCGGCTGCCGAGGTTGCCGCGAAGATCATTGCCGGTGGCGGAGAGGCCCAGTTCGTCCATACGGATGTGACCGACGAAGACTCGGTGCGCGGCCTGATGGAGGCGGCGGCCACCGCCTATGGCGGCCTGGACGTCCTGGTGGCCAATGCCGGGATTCCGGAGGTGAAGGCTGCCGTTCACGAACTGGACCTGTCCAAGTGGCAGCGTGTCATTGACGTTAACCTCACGGGCGTGGCCCTCTGCAACAAATGGGCTGTGGCCACCATCCTCGAAAACCGGCGGCAGGGCGCAGAACCGCGATCGGCCTCGGTGATCAACATGGCTTCGATTTTGGCCCATGTGGGCCAGTCACACAGCAACGCCTACTCCGCCGCGAAGGCCGCCGTGGCCAACTTCACCCGCTCAGCAGCCTTGACTTACGCCACGGACGGTATCCGGTTCAATGCGGTCTCGCCTGGCTATGTGGACACGCCTTTGCTGGGCCGGCTGCCGGAGGAGACGCGCTCCCAGATGGTCTCGAGGCAGCCGATCGGCCGGTTGCTTCGGCCGGAGGAGATCGCCAATGTTGTCCTGTTCCTCGCGGGGGATGGATCGTCGGCCATGACGGGATCCATCGTCACCGTGGACGGCGGATACACCGCTGCCTAA
- a CDS encoding alkaline phosphatase, with translation MDNISRRSLLSAGLGAGLVAALPGAAVAVSTADDAGLRTDPFLLGIASGEPWPDGFVIWTRLALDPVAGDGLGGMPSRNVAVAWEVAEDASMRTVVARGVEQARIETAHSVHVELKGLRPGREYFYRFRTGKHVSAVGRTLTSPAPHETPAALAMAFASCAHYEQGYFTAYSRLAQDHPDLVLHLGDYMYEGRNVANSGKLRDHQGPETSLLQGYRQRHAQYKSDADLQAAHAIAPWLVVWDDHEVDNNWADEIPENRDAKQLNDTTERFRMRRAAAFQAYYENMPLRASSVPAGFDMKIYRTIQWGQLANFHMMDTRQYRDDQLAGDGWKKNVTEHLAEDRTITGAEQEKWLLDGFKNSTQRWDILGQQVFFAEKDRNAAPEIDDVSMDGWDGYASSRRRITQGWVDANVRNAVVLTGDVHRNWANDLKVDYRDPASPVVGSELVCTSVTSTGNGSGSTVDPVMAWNPHLKFYNDNRGYVNTRITKDAMTADFRVLDYVTTPGSPVATKASFEIRDGVPGLQAR, from the coding sequence ATGGACAACATTTCACGCAGATCCCTCCTTTCCGCCGGCCTCGGGGCCGGGCTCGTCGCCGCTTTGCCGGGTGCCGCCGTCGCCGTTTCAACTGCGGACGACGCCGGCCTCCGCACCGATCCGTTCCTGCTGGGCATCGCCTCCGGCGAGCCGTGGCCGGACGGCTTCGTGATCTGGACCCGACTGGCGCTGGACCCCGTGGCCGGGGACGGCCTGGGCGGCATGCCGTCCCGCAACGTGGCGGTGGCGTGGGAAGTGGCTGAAGACGCAAGCATGCGCACCGTAGTAGCCCGCGGCGTCGAGCAGGCCCGGATCGAAACCGCGCACTCGGTGCACGTGGAACTGAAGGGCCTCCGCCCGGGGCGCGAGTACTTCTACCGCTTCCGCACGGGCAAGCACGTCAGCGCAGTGGGCCGCACCCTCACCAGCCCGGCACCGCATGAGACCCCGGCGGCCCTGGCCATGGCGTTCGCCAGCTGCGCGCACTACGAGCAGGGCTACTTCACCGCCTACTCGCGGCTGGCCCAGGACCACCCGGATCTGGTGCTGCACCTGGGCGACTACATGTACGAGGGCAGGAACGTGGCCAACAGCGGCAAGCTGCGGGACCACCAGGGCCCCGAAACCAGCCTGCTGCAGGGTTACCGGCAGCGGCACGCGCAGTACAAGTCCGACGCCGACCTGCAGGCGGCGCACGCGATCGCACCGTGGCTGGTGGTGTGGGATGACCACGAAGTGGACAACAACTGGGCGGACGAGATCCCGGAAAACAGGGATGCCAAGCAGCTGAACGACACCACCGAGCGGTTCCGCATGCGCCGGGCCGCCGCGTTCCAGGCGTACTACGAGAACATGCCGCTGCGCGCTTCGTCAGTGCCGGCGGGGTTCGACATGAAGATCTACCGGACCATCCAGTGGGGCCAGCTGGCCAATTTCCACATGATGGACACCCGGCAGTACCGCGACGACCAGCTCGCGGGCGACGGCTGGAAGAAGAACGTCACCGAGCACCTGGCCGAGGACCGCACCATCACCGGCGCCGAGCAGGAGAAATGGCTGCTGGACGGCTTCAAAAACTCCACCCAGCGCTGGGACATCCTGGGCCAGCAGGTCTTCTTCGCCGAGAAGGACCGCAACGCCGCCCCGGAGATCGACGACGTCTCCATGGACGGCTGGGACGGCTACGCGTCCTCACGCCGCCGCATCACCCAGGGCTGGGTGGACGCGAACGTCCGCAACGCCGTGGTCCTCACCGGCGACGTCCACCGCAACTGGGCCAACGACCTCAAAGTCGACTACCGGGACCCCGCCTCCCCCGTGGTCGGCTCAGAACTTGTCTGCACCTCCGTCACGTCCACCGGCAACGGCTCGGGCTCCACCGTGGATCCGGTCATGGCCTGGAACCCGCACCTGAAGTTCTACAACGACAACCGCGGCTACGTGAACACCCGCATCACGAAGGATGCGATGACCGCGGACTTCCGCGTGTTGGACTACGTCACGACGCCGGGATCCCCCGTTGCGACGAAGGCGTCGTTTGAGATTCGGGACGGAGTGCCGGGGCTGCAGGCGAGGTAG
- a CDS encoding AraC family transcriptional regulator produces MIAVLNRVIDFIEEHLTGEIDVAGLTGELGTTEYHVRRMFSSLAGMPLSEYIRRRRMTVAAADVIGGGDLLGTAVRFGYGSTEAFARAFRAVHGISPGDARRDGGPLRTQPQLRFRLTIEGKTTMDTRIADQPAFRLVGHAARVPLIYHGVNPHIQAHIASLPEAEHARLKALSNTEPAGLLQVSADVDPDYTEGSELTYLHGVAVSEGTPVPGDLDVIEVPAGAWAVFRTAGPYPAALQATWAATAADWFPSNPWRLRPGPSVVAILERAADFSTATTELWLPVERA; encoded by the coding sequence GTGATTGCAGTGCTGAACCGGGTCATCGATTTTATCGAGGAGCACCTCACCGGGGAGATTGACGTCGCCGGACTGACGGGCGAACTCGGCACAACGGAGTATCACGTTCGCCGGATGTTCTCGTCACTGGCCGGCATGCCGCTGTCCGAGTACATCCGGCGGCGCCGCATGACCGTCGCCGCCGCCGATGTCATCGGGGGTGGCGACCTGTTGGGGACTGCGGTGCGCTTCGGCTATGGCTCCACCGAGGCATTCGCCAGGGCTTTCCGGGCGGTGCACGGCATCAGCCCCGGCGACGCCCGCCGGGACGGCGGCCCCCTTCGCACGCAACCGCAGCTCAGGTTCCGCCTGACCATAGAAGGGAAAACCACCATGGATACCCGCATTGCAGACCAACCGGCCTTCCGGCTCGTGGGCCACGCGGCCCGCGTGCCGCTCATTTACCACGGCGTGAATCCGCATATCCAGGCACATATCGCCTCGCTGCCCGAAGCGGAGCACGCTCGCCTCAAGGCACTGAGCAACACCGAACCGGCGGGGCTGCTTCAGGTGAGCGCCGACGTCGACCCTGACTATACGGAGGGCAGCGAGCTGACCTACCTGCACGGAGTCGCCGTCAGCGAAGGAACGCCGGTGCCCGGGGACCTTGACGTCATCGAGGTGCCGGCCGGTGCCTGGGCGGTGTTCCGCACCGCCGGCCCCTACCCGGCGGCCCTCCAGGCCACGTGGGCGGCGACGGCCGCTGACTGGTTCCCGTCCAACCCGTGGCGGCTGAGGCCCGGCCCGTCGGTTGTGGCTATCCTGGAGCGCGCCGCGGACTTCAGCACTGCAACCACCGAGCTGTGGCTGCCGGTGGAACGCGCCTGA
- a CDS encoding 2,3-butanediol dehydrogenase, with translation MKAARFHGRGDVRIEDIPEPDLRAETVKIDVAWCGICGTDLHEYLEGPIFVPAPGHPHPLSGEEAPVTLGHEFSGTISEVGDGVSGLAKGDNVVVEPYFVCDECESCRSGNYHLCRKLGFIGLAGGGGGLSEKIVVDARWVHPIGDIPLDEAALIEPLSVAHHAVARSGAKAGDVALVGGSGPIGLLTAAVLKGMGVTTIISELTTARKEKAISSGVADHVLDPTQEDVPARVLELTGGTGADVAFECAGVNAVLDTMLDAVRPGAVVVNVSIWSAPATVDMQKLVLKEIDLRGTIAYVRDHPAVIKMVQEGKVDLKPFITGRIALDDLVEQGFDTLINHKDTAVKVLVHP, from the coding sequence ATGAAGGCAGCACGTTTCCATGGCCGCGGGGACGTCCGGATCGAGGACATCCCGGAGCCGGATCTCCGCGCCGAGACCGTCAAGATCGACGTCGCCTGGTGCGGCATCTGCGGAACCGACCTGCACGAGTACCTCGAGGGTCCCATCTTCGTCCCCGCACCGGGACATCCGCACCCGCTTTCGGGGGAGGAGGCTCCGGTGACGCTGGGACACGAATTTTCCGGAACCATTTCTGAAGTCGGCGATGGGGTGAGCGGCCTCGCGAAGGGGGACAACGTCGTCGTCGAACCCTATTTTGTCTGCGACGAATGCGAGTCCTGCCGGTCGGGCAACTACCACCTCTGCCGCAAGCTGGGCTTCATCGGTTTGGCAGGCGGCGGGGGAGGCCTGAGCGAGAAGATCGTGGTGGACGCCCGGTGGGTCCACCCCATCGGGGACATCCCGCTGGATGAGGCGGCCCTGATCGAGCCGCTGTCCGTGGCGCACCACGCCGTGGCCCGGAGCGGCGCGAAGGCCGGCGACGTTGCCCTGGTGGGCGGGTCCGGGCCCATCGGGCTGCTCACCGCCGCCGTCCTCAAAGGCATGGGCGTGACCACCATCATCAGCGAGCTGACCACGGCGCGGAAGGAGAAAGCCATCTCCAGCGGGGTGGCCGACCACGTGCTTGACCCCACCCAGGAGGACGTTCCGGCCCGGGTGCTGGAACTCACCGGCGGCACCGGCGCGGACGTCGCGTTTGAATGCGCGGGGGTGAACGCGGTGCTGGACACAATGCTCGACGCCGTCCGGCCGGGGGCCGTTGTTGTCAACGTCTCCATCTGGAGTGCTCCGGCCACCGTGGACATGCAGAAGCTGGTGCTGAAGGAGATCGACCTCCGCGGCACCATCGCCTACGTCCGCGACCACCCGGCCGTGATCAAAATGGTGCAGGAGGGCAAAGTGGACCTGAAGCCGTTCATCACCGGCAGGATCGCCTTGGACGACCTGGTGGAGCAGGGCTTCGACACCCTGATCAACCACAAGGACACCGCCGTGAAGGTGCTGGTTCATCCCTAG